Proteins found in one Zea mays cultivar B73 chromosome 1, Zm-B73-REFERENCE-NAM-5.0, whole genome shotgun sequence genomic segment:
- the LOC100283040 gene encoding Probable galacturonosyltransferase-like 1 precursor: MTRSPLALALLLLCAAGAAAAVPRYREAPHFTNSAAAQCPPLLQPSDADAACSPHAAVHVAMTLDASYLRGTMAAVLSVLRHASCPESIHFHFIASASSGSSATAEALRATVRASFPSLAFRVYPFADEARVAGLISTSIRGALDRPLNYARSYLASTLPACVRRVVYLDSDVVLTDDIAALAATPLPGEGTAVAAPQYCGANFTAYFTPGFWASPALSSAFAGRRACYFNTGVMVLDLARWRRAGYTAQIEEWMELQKRVRIYELGSLPPFLLVFAGRIASVDHRWNQHGLGGDNYRGLCRGLHAGAVSLLHWSGKGKPWDRLDAGRPCPLDAVWAKYDLLRPAAGIETS, from the coding sequence ATGACGCGCTCTCCTCTGGCTCTGGCCCTACTGCTCCTCTGCGCCGCCGGCGCCGCGGCGGCCGTGCCGCGGTACCGCGAGGCGCCGCACTTCACCAACTCGGCGGCGGCGCAGTGCCCGCCGCTGCTGCAGCCGTCGGACGCGGACGCGGCGTGCTCGCCGCACGCGGCGGTGCACGTCGCCATGACGCTGGACGCGTCGTACCTGCGCGGCACCATGGCGGCCGTGCTCTCCGTGCTGCGCCACGCGTCGTGCCCGGAGTCCATCCACTTCCACTTCATCGCCTCCGCCTCCTCCGGGTCCAGTGCGACGGCGGAGGCGCTCAGGGCCACGGTGCGCGCGTCGTTCCCGTCGCTGGCGTTCCGGGTGTACCCGTTCGCCGACGAGGCCCGCGTGGCGGGGCTCATCTCCACCTCCATCCGGGGCGCGCTGGACCGCCCGCTCAACTACGCGCGCTCCTACCTCGCGTCCACGCTGCCCGCCTGCGTGCGCCGCGTCGTGTACCTCGACTCCGACGTCGTGCTCACCGACGACATCGCCGCCCTCGCCGCCACCCCGCTCCCGGGGGAGGGCACGGCCGTGGCGGCGCCCCAGTACTGCGGCGCCAACTTCACCGCCTACTTCACGCCGGGCTTCTGGGCGTCCCCCGCGCTCTCCTCCGCCTTCGCCGGCCGCCGCGCCTGCTACTTCAACACGGGCGTCATGGTGCTCGACCTCGCGCGCTGGCGCCGCGCGGGATACACGGCGCAGATCGAGGAGTGGATGGAGCTGCAGAAGCGGGTGCGCATCTACGAGCTGGGCTCGCTGCCGCCCTTCCTGCTCGTCTTCGCCGGCAGGATCGCGTCCGTGGACCACAGATGGAACCAGCACGGCCTCGGCGGGGACAACTACCGCGGCCTCTGCCGCGGCCTGCACGCCGGCGCCGTCAGCCTGCTGCACTGGAGCGGCAAGGGGAAGCCCTGGGACCGCCTCGACGCCGGAAGGCCGTGCCCGCTCGACGCCGTCTGGGCCAAGTACGACCTGCTCCGGCCGGCAGCCGGCATCGAGACCTCGTGA
- the LOC100217249 gene encoding putative RING zinc finger domain superfamily protein, whose product MSANVGESTSGGSSNDAAGGSFECNICFELPQEPIVTLCGHLFCWPCLYRWLHIHAHSPECPVCKALVEEDKLVPLYGRGKDRVDPRSKNMPEGEIPHRPTGQRPAPAPQADANNNFANANPNANPWFMGTGVPLANARWGNYAFSAAFGGLFPMLSFQVHGFPDAAAYAQPAGFHYGYGHGHGFHGGHMGHAHGVHRQAPLGQQQQADIYLKALLFMIGILVIASLIAF is encoded by the coding sequence ATGTCAGCCAATGTCGGTGAATCAACCAGCGGTGGCAGCAGCAACGATGCAGCTGGGGGGAGCTTTGAATGTAACATATGCTTTGAGCTGCCTCAAGAGCCAATAGTGACTCTTTGTGGCCACCTCTTCTGCTGGCCATGCCTTTACCGGTGGCTGCACATCCATGCACATTCGCCAGAGTGCCCAGTGTGCAAGGCTCTTGTGGAGGAAGACAAGCTTGTTCCCCTTTATGGACGCGGCAAGGATCGTGTTGACCCAAGGTCAAAGAACATGCCCGAGGGTGAGATTCCTCACCGCCCAACTGGTCAGAGGCCTGCCCCAGCCCCCCAGGCCGATGCTAACAACAACTTTGCCAATGCCAATCCAAATGCGAATCCATGGTTCATGGGCACAGGAGTCCCTTTGGCTAATGCGCGCTGGGGGAACTACGCATTCTCAGCTGCTTTCGGGGGACTATTCCCTATGCTTAGCTTCCAAGTTCATGGGTTTCCAGATGCTGCTGCTTATGCGCAGCCTGCTGGGTTCCACTATGGGTATGGCCATGGGCATGGATTCCATGGCGGCCATATGGGACACGCCCATGGCGTCCACCGACAAGCACCATTGGGGCAACAGCAGCAGGCAGATATCTACTTGAAGGCCCTGCTCTTCATGATTGGAATTCTAGTGATTGCAAGCCTCATTGCGTTTTAA